The following are encoded together in the Pleurocapsa sp. FMAR1 genome:
- a CDS encoding acetyltransferase, translating to MLLKNKQDDELIEISEIDELIDPFKDKVTGQMQAGQNEQPPEPFDKQNLVFPSGESLPQCWLDSNYKLK from the coding sequence ATGTTATTGAAAAACAAGCAAGACGATGAATTGATCGAAATTTCTGAAATAGACGAGCTAATCGATCCCTTCAAAGATAAAGTAACAGGTCAAATGCAAGCTGGTCAAAACGAACAGCCGCCAGAACCTTTTGATAAGCAAAATCTTGTTTTTCCTTCTGGAGAAAGTCTTCCCCAATGCTGGTTAGACAGTAACTATAAATTAAAGTAG
- the cysS gene encoding cysteine--tRNA ligase, with protein MTLNIYNTLTRTKSTFQTIEENKVRMYCCGITVYDYCHLGHARTCLVWDVVRRYLQWSGYQVNYIQNFTDIDDKILNRARQEGTSMEAVSEKYIEAYFEDMEQLGIGKADAYPRATHTLDGIKRLVYELEQKGFAYPAEGDVYYSVQKFPEYGKLSGRKLADMQAGASGRVGVEDREVKKQYPFDFALWKAAKEGEPAWESPWGNGRPGWHIECSAMVRERLGETIDLHVGGGDLTFPHHENEIAQSEAVTGKPLANYWLHNGMIIVEGKKMSKSLGNFITIRELLDKYEPMAVRLFILQTQYRKPVDFTEEALATATNSWETLKEGLLFGYQYGEKLAFSASSDRANQNKELVNRFKEAVDDDFNFAGGLAILFEIAKNLSKEGNILIHQGTTKTATEELATQWHTLIELAGILGFAVQIEDVGENINEGLSDGEIDALVQQRNDARANKNYGESDRLRDELQAQGITLIDQPGGITIWNRG; from the coding sequence ATGACTTTAAACATATACAATACTCTTACCCGCACCAAATCAACGTTTCAAACCATTGAAGAGAATAAAGTGCGGATGTATTGCTGTGGCATAACTGTCTATGATTATTGCCATCTTGGTCATGCTAGAACTTGTCTAGTATGGGACGTGGTGCGTCGTTACCTACAGTGGAGTGGTTATCAAGTAAATTACATTCAAAATTTTACTGACATTGACGATAAAATCCTCAACCGCGCCAGACAAGAGGGAACTTCAATGGAGGCAGTTTCTGAAAAGTATATTGAGGCATACTTTGAAGACATGGAACAGCTAGGAATTGGTAAAGCCGATGCTTATCCTCGCGCCACCCATACCCTAGATGGCATCAAGCGTTTGGTTTATGAATTAGAACAAAAGGGTTTTGCCTATCCTGCCGAGGGAGATGTCTATTATTCTGTGCAGAAGTTTCCTGAATACGGCAAGCTATCAGGTAGAAAATTAGCAGATATGCAGGCTGGTGCTAGTGGCAGAGTTGGAGTCGAAGATCGCGAAGTAAAGAAACAGTATCCCTTCGATTTTGCTCTCTGGAAAGCTGCTAAAGAAGGTGAACCAGCTTGGGAATCTCCTTGGGGAAATGGTCGTCCTGGCTGGCATATAGAGTGTTCGGCAATGGTCAGAGAAAGACTAGGAGAAACCATCGATCTTCACGTCGGCGGTGGAGATTTGACTTTCCCCCATCATGAAAACGAAATTGCTCAATCTGAAGCAGTAACGGGTAAACCCCTGGCTAACTATTGGCTGCACAACGGCATGATCATTGTGGAAGGGAAAAAGATGTCTAAGTCTTTAGGTAACTTTATTACTATCCGCGAGTTGTTAGATAAATATGAGCCAATGGCAGTACGTTTGTTTATTTTGCAGACTCAATATCGTAAGCCTGTAGACTTTACTGAAGAAGCTTTGGCTACAGCTACCAATAGCTGGGAGACTTTAAAAGAAGGATTGCTATTTGGTTATCAATATGGCGAAAAGTTAGCTTTTTCAGCCTCTAGCGATCGCGCCAATCAAAACAAAGAATTAGTTAACCGATTTAAAGAAGCGGTAGACGATGATTTTAACTTTGCGGGTGGTTTAGCGATTTTATTTGAAATTGCCAAGAATCTAAGTAAGGAAGGCAATATTTTAATCCATCAAGGAACAACCAAAACGGCAACAGAAGAGTTGGCAACACAATGGCATACTTTAATTGAGCTTGCGGGAATTTTGGGTTTTGCAGTGCAGATTGAAGATGTTGGTGAGAATATTAACGAAGGCTTGAGTGATGGGGAAATAGATGCTTTGGTGCAGCAGCGCAATGATGCTAGAGCCAATAAAAACTATGGCGAAAGCGATCGCCTTAGAGACGAACTACAGGCTCAAGGTATTACTCTAATCGATCAACCAGGAGGCATTACCATTTGGAATCGAGGTTAA
- a CDS encoding sulfite oxidase-like oxidoreductase has protein sequence MERKFFTKPEADQKQRVPPGQYLAKGFPVLTYGETPQVSTDNWLFKVWGLVTPKTFDWSDFMSLPQQDITADFHCVTRWSKLDVQWRGVRVTDFLEALEIDPKATHILQHSYGGYTTNLPLDDFARAENFFAHTLDGEPLPAEHGGPMRLVVPHLYAWKSAKWINGIEFLDHDESGFWERNGYHRRGEPWAEERYAGR, from the coding sequence ATGGAGAGAAAATTTTTTACTAAACCAGAAGCAGACCAAAAACAAAGAGTTCCTCCTGGTCAGTATCTAGCTAAGGGGTTTCCTGTTCTCACCTATGGAGAAACGCCTCAAGTTTCTACTGATAATTGGCTGTTTAAAGTATGGGGTTTGGTTACACCTAAAACCTTTGACTGGTCAGATTTTATGAGTTTGCCCCAGCAGGATATTACCGCTGATTTTCACTGCGTAACTCGTTGGTCAAAGCTAGATGTACAGTGGAGAGGAGTCAGGGTTACAGATTTTCTTGAGGCACTTGAGATTGACCCCAAAGCAACTCATATTTTGCAACATTCCTATGGTGGTTACACGACTAATTTGCCCTTGGATGACTTTGCCCGCGCCGAAAACTTTTTTGCTCATACCCTTGACGGCGAACCTCTACCTGCCGAACATGGAGGTCCGATGAGATTAGTTGTGCCTCATTTATATGCTTGGAAAAGTGCTAAATGGATCAACGGCATCGAATTTTTAGACCACGATGAATCTGGTTTTTGGGAACGAAATGGCTATCATCGACGGGGAGAGCCATGGGCAGAAGAACGCTATGCAGGTCGATAA
- a CDS encoding response regulator transcription factor has translation MLCSEIQPPVESKLTQTNRILLVEDEDLIREMVVIALEEEGFEVHTASNGRAALNMLQNPNLSQAKLAPDLIILDLMLPEVNGLDICRLLRYEEDITPILVISAKSSETDRVLGLEVGADDYLTKPFSMRELVARCRALLRRQRYTSSSSSSSSVQKYRDINLFAEECRVVVRGSEVNLSPKEFRLLELFMSYPRRVWSREQLIDQVWGPDFLGDTKTVDVHIRWLREKLEEEPSQPEYLITVRGFGYRFG, from the coding sequence ATGCTGTGTTCAGAAATCCAGCCTCCAGTCGAATCTAAATTGACTCAAACAAATCGCATCTTACTAGTTGAAGATGAAGACTTAATTAGAGAGATGGTTGTAATTGCTTTAGAAGAAGAAGGTTTTGAGGTTCACACCGCCAGCAATGGTAGAGCAGCACTAAATATGCTGCAAAACCCCAACCTGAGCCAAGCAAAATTAGCTCCAGATTTAATTATTTTAGACCTGATGCTGCCTGAAGTTAATGGCTTAGATATTTGCCGTTTATTGCGCTATGAAGAGGATATTACACCTATCTTAGTAATTAGTGCCAAAAGCAGCGAAACAGACCGCGTATTGGGCTTAGAGGTAGGTGCAGATGATTATCTGACCAAACCCTTTAGTATGAGAGAACTTGTAGCTCGTTGTCGTGCCTTGTTGCGTCGCCAAAGATACACAAGCTCGTCTTCTAGTTCTAGTTCGGTTCAAAAGTATCGTGATATAAATCTGTTTGCTGAAGAGTGTCGGGTTGTGGTCAGGGGTTCGGAAGTAAATTTGTCTCCTAAAGAATTTCGTTTATTAGAATTGTTTATGAGCTATCCCCGTCGAGTTTGGTCTAGGGAACAATTAATCGATCAAGTTTGGGGTCCAGACTTTTTGGGAGATACCAAAACCGTAGATGTTCATATCCGCTGGTTACGGGAAAAATTAGAAGAAGAACCTAGTCAGCCTGAGTATCTGATTACAGTTAGAGGTTTTGGCTATCGCTTCGGTTAA
- a CDS encoding histidine phosphatase family protein: protein MATRVIIVRHGQSTYNAQKIIQGRCNESVLTDRGIADAQQVGQALSDVKIDAFYCSPLQRAKKTAETIHAGLANLPDLEPTDKLMEIDLPLWEKLKKDEVMSRFADDYRQWKENPQEFKMILEDGTEHYPVLALYQQAQDFWREAIAQHFGKTILIVAHNGINRCLIMSAIGISSDRYHSIQQSNCCINIINFSLNFGDSVQLESLNQTSHLGIPVPPTRPSHQGPRLLLVRHGETNWNKESRFQGIRDIPLNDNGRSQSRKAGTFLQNVPIDFAISSPMMRPKETAEIILEEHPGVKLQTTSELIEICHGLWEGMLETQIQTEYPDLLQQWKDKPETVQMPEGENLQQVWDRGVAAWNKIAADYSNTDTPKTVLVVAHDAINKVILCYLLGLKPDNFWNIKQGNCAVSVIDYHNGALGKPVMQAINITTHLNGGSIIDKTAAGAL, encoded by the coding sequence TTGGCTACTCGTGTAATTATCGTTCGCCACGGACAAAGCACCTATAACGCTCAGAAGATAATTCAAGGTCGTTGTAATGAATCTGTCTTAACTGATCGAGGGATTGCTGACGCGCAACAGGTAGGGCAAGCTCTCAGTGACGTAAAGATTGATGCCTTTTATTGTAGTCCTTTGCAGCGAGCAAAAAAGACGGCAGAAACGATTCATGCAGGTTTAGCGAATCTTCCCGATTTAGAGCCTACAGACAAATTGATGGAAATTGATTTACCTTTGTGGGAAAAACTAAAAAAAGATGAAGTAATGTCCAGATTTGCTGATGATTATCGTCAGTGGAAAGAAAATCCGCAAGAATTTAAGATGATTCTCGAAGACGGTACAGAACACTACCCTGTACTAGCTCTCTATCAACAGGCACAAGACTTCTGGCGTGAGGCAATCGCCCAGCATTTTGGCAAAACAATTTTGATTGTGGCTCATAACGGTATCAATCGTTGTCTAATTATGAGTGCGATTGGCATCTCAAGCGATCGCTATCATTCGATTCAGCAGTCTAATTGCTGTATCAATATTATTAACTTTTCGCTTAACTTTGGCGACTCTGTACAGCTAGAATCTCTTAATCAAACATCCCATTTAGGTATTCCAGTTCCCCCCACTCGTCCATCTCACCAAGGACCTCGTTTGTTGTTGGTGCGACATGGAGAAACCAACTGGAATAAAGAATCCCGCTTTCAGGGTATTAGAGATATTCCGCTTAATGATAACGGGCGATCGCAAAGCCGTAAAGCTGGCACGTTTCTACAGAATGTACCGATAGATTTTGCCATCTCAAGTCCTATGATGCGTCCCAAAGAAACCGCAGAGATCATCTTGGAAGAACATCCAGGTGTCAAACTACAGACAACTTCTGAATTGATTGAAATTTGTCATGGTTTATGGGAAGGGATGTTAGAGACCCAAATCCAGACAGAGTATCCTGACTTGCTGCAACAATGGAAAGATAAACCCGAAACAGTACAAATGCCAGAAGGAGAAAATTTACAGCAGGTTTGGGATCGAGGTGTAGCAGCCTGGAATAAAATTGCCGCTGATTACAGTAATACAGACACACCTAAAACAGTTCTAGTAGTAGCTCACGATGCCATAAATAAAGTGATTCTTTGCTATTTACTTGGGTTAAAGCCAGATAACTTTTGGAACATTAAACAGGGTAACTGTGCAGTTAGCGTCATCGATTATCATAACGGCGCATTAGGTAAACCAGTAATGCAAGCCATCAACATTACTACTCACTTAAACGGTGGAAGCATCATTGACAAAACCGCAGCAGGAGCATTATAA
- a CDS encoding CPBP family intramembrane glutamic endopeptidase, producing MTPKRIILALLTIFAIAMIGFSLNNSLSQPQIQSRLELYQTNLVLQVAEFKSSPTDEFDLNSAVSSLVGEDPYSSASKQYQKVRQESAASRQTFSSQLQQLETSNTDLVSNKPEANAAGETQLKQQIGALDRFINELGVKQGILLAVQGKPEEAIAIWEREIKRIDNPEDNYVQTATLLKQLWQGKSPELEASVGIIENNLDSWFRYQALAQLDRVNNRTNDLAALQTKEIQIAANSIIKLAVISGIPVFGGIGGVILLVFLIVQGLTKKETSILATNNNNKWETPWDWEITWQVLIVGFFFISQVVLPIFVIPLLLGIFQLNPANFSLRIKALYVLATYFLMAAGGISVLYFSIKSFLPLPEDWFKFKLKSNWFIWGFGGYLTAVPLVLLVSLINQQIWHGQGGSNPLLFLALQAQDKVALAVFFSTASIAAPIFEEIMFRGFLLPSLTRYLPVWGAIVLSGFIFAIAHLSLSEVLPLATLGIVLGVVYTRSRNLLAPMLLHSLWNSGTLISLFVLGSGV from the coding sequence ATGACACCTAAGCGAATAATTCTAGCTTTACTGACCATATTTGCGATCGCTATGATTGGTTTTTCTCTAAACAACAGTCTTTCTCAACCACAGATTCAAAGCCGTTTAGAGCTATATCAAACTAATTTAGTCCTCCAGGTAGCAGAATTTAAATCGAGTCCTACAGATGAGTTCGATCTCAACAGTGCAGTTAGCTCTTTAGTAGGAGAAGATCCCTACTCCTCGGCTAGCAAACAATATCAAAAAGTTCGCCAAGAATCAGCAGCTAGTCGTCAGACTTTTAGCTCTCAGCTACAGCAGCTAGAAACATCGAATACAGACCTGGTTAGCAATAAGCCAGAAGCAAATGCTGCTGGAGAAACACAGCTTAAACAGCAAATAGGCGCATTAGATCGCTTTATTAATGAATTGGGTGTAAAACAGGGAATCTTACTGGCGGTACAGGGTAAGCCAGAAGAGGCGATTGCGATTTGGGAGCGGGAAATTAAGCGGATCGATAACCCTGAAGATAATTATGTGCAAACGGCAACGTTACTTAAGCAACTATGGCAAGGTAAATCTCCAGAATTAGAAGCAAGCGTAGGAATTATTGAAAACAATTTAGATAGTTGGTTTCGCTATCAGGCTTTGGCACAATTGGATCGGGTTAACAATCGAACCAATGATTTAGCTGCGCTACAAACTAAAGAAATACAAATTGCTGCTAATTCAATCATCAAGCTAGCCGTAATTAGTGGTATTCCTGTTTTTGGTGGCATAGGCGGAGTGATTTTATTAGTCTTCTTAATTGTGCAGGGGTTGACCAAAAAGGAGACTTCTATTCTGGCTACAAATAATAACAACAAATGGGAAACTCCTTGGGATTGGGAAATAACCTGGCAGGTTTTGATTGTTGGCTTTTTCTTTATTAGTCAAGTTGTTTTACCTATTTTTGTAATACCTTTGTTGTTAGGTATTTTTCAGCTTAATCCTGCTAATTTTTCTCTCAGAATCAAGGCTTTATATGTTTTGGCGACTTATTTCTTGATGGCCGCCGGAGGTATTTCAGTGCTTTATTTTTCAATTAAGTCTTTTCTTCCCTTACCTGAAGACTGGTTTAAATTTAAGCTGAAAAGCAACTGGTTTATTTGGGGGTTTGGAGGCTATTTAACTGCTGTACCTTTAGTCTTGTTGGTGTCTTTGATTAATCAGCAAATATGGCACGGACAAGGGGGAAGTAACCCATTGCTATTTTTAGCTTTGCAAGCACAGGACAAAGTAGCGTTAGCAGTATTTTTTAGTACAGCCTCGATCGCGGCACCGATTTTTGAAGAGATAATGTTTAGAGGTTTTTTGTTACCTTCTTTGACCCGCTATCTGCCAGTGTGGGGCGCAATTGTTCTGAGTGGCTTTATTTTTGCGATCGCTCACCTGAGCTTATCAGAAGTTTTACCCTTAGCTACTTTAGGTATTGTCCTGGGAGTAGTCTACACGCGATCGCGTAATCTTTTAGCTCCAATGTTACTTCATAGCCTCTGGAATAGTGGCACATTAATTAGTTTGTTTGTTTTAGGTAGTGGAGTTTAG
- a CDS encoding hemerythrin HHE cation-binding protein, giving the protein MAATLETTKKNAIARKLADMKTLQNLMISNEEKLLKASTDNKKVSETLTNMLEDDRKSLTAIDEAIAELEVTSQPSDTITEMVQVMESLMSENDLDIYEKFMQHEGLKHQLVMTGLLVHKAAQATDGILQKLVDPINKVNFKNRAHQEQLKGSIYYYGVRQLTGNEPEDGIWAAAEDGIAALKGVFGGLTD; this is encoded by the coding sequence ATGGCAGCTACATTAGAAACCACCAAAAAAAATGCGATCGCTCGCAAATTAGCAGATATGAAAACTCTGCAAAATTTAATGATTTCCAACGAAGAAAAGTTATTAAAGGCAAGTACTGATAACAAAAAAGTTTCAGAAACCTTAACAAATATGTTAGAGGATGATCGCAAAAGTTTAACTGCAATTGACGAAGCTATTGCTGAATTGGAAGTGACTTCTCAACCTAGTGATACTATTACCGAAATGGTGCAGGTTATGGAAAGTCTTATGTCTGAAAATGATTTGGACATATACGAAAAATTTATGCAGCACGAAGGGCTAAAGCATCAGTTAGTGATGACTGGTTTATTGGTACATAAAGCAGCCCAAGCAACTGACGGTATTTTACAGAAATTAGTAGACCCGATAAACAAAGTCAACTTCAAGAACCGCGCCCATCAAGAACAATTAAAAGGCTCAATCTACTATTATGGCGTGCGCCAGTTAACAGGGAACGAACCAGAAGACGGTATTTGGGCAGCAGCAGAAGATGGGATTGCTGCGCTTAAAGGTGTATTTGGCGGTTTAACTGACTAA
- a CDS encoding acylphosphatase, producing the protein MKQAKIIVSGKVQGVGFRYYTRKKAEQLGVRGYVQNLKNGNVEIVTVGETKLVDALIEWARSGSPSAVVNDLNFEVIQDTGEQYQGFEIRR; encoded by the coding sequence ATGAAGCAAGCAAAAATAATTGTCTCAGGAAAAGTGCAGGGTGTAGGATTTAGGTACTATACTCGCAAAAAAGCAGAACAATTAGGCGTTCGGGGATATGTGCAAAATTTAAAAAATGGCAATGTAGAAATTGTTACCGTAGGAGAAACCAAACTTGTTGATGCACTAATTGAATGGGCTAGATCTGGTTCACCTTCGGCTGTAGTAAATGATCTAAATTTTGAAGTTATTCAAGATACTGGTGAACAATATCAAGGTTTTGAAATTCGTAGGTAA
- the rpmF gene encoding 50S ribosomal protein L32, translating to MAVPKKKTSKSKRDSRKAVWKRKAAVEAKKALSLGKSVLSGRSNSFVYPQDDEEDDEE from the coding sequence ATGGCAGTACCAAAGAAGAAAACTTCTAAATCGAAACGTGATAGTCGCAAAGCAGTCTGGAAGCGCAAGGCAGCAGTAGAAGCTAAAAAAGCTTTATCTCTGGGTAAATCCGTCTTGTCTGGACGTTCTAATAGCTTTGTCTATCCTCAAGATGATGAAGAGGATGACGAAGAATAG